A genomic segment from Spinacia oleracea cultivar Varoflay chromosome 3, BTI_SOV_V1, whole genome shotgun sequence encodes:
- the LOC110786208 gene encoding zinc finger CCCH domain-containing protein 18-like, protein MVQDELVSSIKDAAEGLFHLKRARLLREVDSAVQDSIYSHKDAAVELINPAKLGGSQLPCEDLEVEPLDSTNVEAEILGDPSYFIGSKCRFRHTDGRWYNGQIVQLDGSSSARVSFLNPTSEKMMEVLSFFGKMVFICLFFLEVEGNPICGLKLKVVLLFCFSKM, encoded by the exons atg GTCCAAGACGAGCTTGTTTCTTCCATTAAAGATGCAGCGGAAGGACTTTTTCACCTAAAACGTGCCCGGCTGTTACGTGAAGTTGATTCAGCTGTGCAGGACTCTATATATTCCCATAAAGACGCTGCGGTCGAGCTTATAAATCCAGCAAAGTTGGGTGGTTCCCAACTTCCGTGCGAAGACTTAGAGGTAGAACCATTAGATTCTACTAATGTTGAGGCAGAAATATTGGGAGACCCAAGTTATTTTATTGGATCAAAATGTAGATTCCGCCACACCGATGGGCGTTGGTATAATGGTCAAATTGTTCAGTTGGATGGTTCTTCTTCCGCCAGAGTTTCTTTCCTCAATCCAACGTCAGAGAAGATGATG GAGGTGCTGTCATTCTTTGGCAAGATGGTTTTTATCTGTTTGTTCTTCCTCGAAGTGGAAGGAAACCCTATCTGTGGTTTGAAACTTAAAGTAGTATTATTGTTCTGCTTTAGCAAAATGTAG
- the LOC110789161 gene encoding ferric reduction oxidase 7, chloroplastic isoform X1 yields the protein MGEYSSDAPLLLKTPEVEKKTVAYLVKSTAKRVIKLLIWVVFIAWVSLMFLYPSEFMSHFVTKIWIGATDGTVFGLAGSLFFAFTAPVLILAFLAILYLIISEEDEIQESKAFKRPAFRLWTFPVLVDGPFGVVTAAELIGIFLVVVFVIWACVVYTIHNWNVISTYQETFFFKSCLMLEKAGANLGLIGMFCLSLLFLPISRGSILLRLIDIPFEHATRYHVWLGHLTMVLFTLHGLFYVIAWAMEGRLLEQTFEWRDIGVANLAGVISLTSGILMWVTSLPGVRKWNFELFFYTHQLYVVFVIFFAMHVGDFIYCMGAGGIFLFMLDRFLRFIQSRKTVDIISATSLPCGTVELVLSKPACLRYNALSFIFLQVRELSWLQWHPFSVSSSPLEGKNHLSVLIKVLGEWTDKLKGKVSNNENEPQKLLESQLKLLATASVEGPYGHESPYHLTYKYLVLVAGGIGISPFLAVLSDVMHRLKEGKSCMPKNIFIVWAIKNSDEIPLLSMINMDSIDPIFYDALNLDIQIYVTRQSEPKVEEGKAFGAMNSCVYPISKRSAISVLVGTGDNIWSGIYIIASSIGFMVFLALLDALYINPYGIYAWWYKGLLVVICMLAGVFIFGGLAVALWHLWERRMLASEGKECDTNISNMALHDVAVEHKNSNQEYLVNSTTLRYGCRPDFKEIFESLSENWGAVDVGVLVCGPETLTSTVAKEIRSHSLSRKQNNPVFHFNSHSFDL from the exons ATGGGTGAATACTCTAGTGATGCACCTTTACTACTGAAAACACCTGAAGTTGAGAAGAAAACAGTAGCCTATTTAGTAAAATCAACAGCAAAAAGGGTTATCAAATTGTTAATATGGGTGGTTTTTATTGCCTGGGTTTCCCTTATGTTTCTTTATCCTTCAGAATTCATGAGTCATTTTGTTACTAAGATATGGATTGGTGCTACTGATGGAACCGTTTTCGGTTTGGCAG GAAGTTTGTTTTTTGCTTTCACTGCACCAGTACTGATATTAGCATTTCTTGCCATATTGTATCTTATCATATCGGAGGAGGACGAGATTCAAGA GAGCAAGGCTTTTAAACGTCCAGCTTTCCGGCTATGGACGTTCCCTGTACTGGTAGACGGACCATTTGGGGTAGTGACAGCTGCAGAGTTGATAGGGATATTCCTGGTTGTTGTCTTCGTTATCTGGGCTTGTGTTGTTTATACCATACACAATTGGAATGTGATATCTACATATCAAGAAACTTTCTTCTTCAAGAG CTGTTTGATGTTGGAGAAAGCAGGAGCTAACCTTGGACTAATTGGAATGTTTTGCTTATCACTTCTGTTTCTTCCCATATCGAGGGGATCTATTCTTCTTCGCCTTATAGACATCCCTTTTGAGCATGCCACCAGATATCATGTTTGGTTGGGACATCTTACTATGGTCCTCTTCACTCTCCATGGATTGTTTTATGTGATTGCCTGGGCAATGGAGGGTCGACTACTTGAACAA ACATTTGAATGGAGAGATATTGGTGTGGCGAACCTGGCTGGTGTAATATCCCTTACATCTGGCATATTGATGTGGGTGACATCCCTCCCTGGAGTAAGGAAGTGGAACTTTGAGCTATTTTTCTATACCCACCAACTCTATGTTGTCTTTGTTATCTTCTTTGCTATGCATGTTGGTGACTTCATATACTGTATGGGTGCTGGAGGAATATTCCTCTTCATGCTTGATCGCTTCTTGAGATTCATCCAATCTCGTAAGACTGTTGATATAATATCAGCCACATCACTTCCTTGTGGAACTGTGGAGCTAGTGCTTTCTAAACCTGCAT GTCTTAGGTATAATGCTCTCAGCTTTATCTTCCTTCAAGTTAGGGAACTATCTTGGCTTCAGTGGCATCCTTTCAGTGTATCGTCTAGCCCTCTTGAAGGCAAAAACCATCTTTCAGTTCTCATAAAAGTTCTTGGAGAGTGGACAGACAAGCTTAAAGGAAAAGTCTCAAATAATGAAAATGAACCTCAGAAACTGCTGGAATCTCAGCTTAAACTGTTGGCAACTGCTTCTGTAGAGGGGCCTTACGGACATGAATCTCCATATCACTTGAC GTACAAGTACCTGGTGTTAGTGGCTGGTGGCATTGGTATTTCTCCTTTCCTTGCTGTGTTAAGTGATGTAATGCACCGTCTAAAAGAGGGAAAATCTTGCATGCCGAAAAATATATTCATTGTTTGGGCCATCAAAAACTCAGACGAGATACCACTTCTATCAATGATAAATATGGATTCCATAGACCCTATTTTCTACGATGCATTGAATCTCGACATTCAAATTTATGTCACTCGACAATCAGAACCTAAAGTG GAAGAGGGGAAGGCATTTGGAGCTATGAACTCGTGTGTATATCCCATATCAAAACGATCTGCTATATCAGTTTTGGTTGGTACTGGAGATAACATATGGTCTGGGATTTATATCATTGCCTCTTCAATTGGCTTCATGGTCTTCCTGGCTCTGTTGGACGCGCTTTATATAAATCCTTATGGTATATATGCTTGGTGGTACAAGGGGCTTCTTGTAGTGATATGCATGCTAGCTGGTGTTTTCATTTTTGGAGGTTTAGCTGTGGCTCTTTGGCATCTATGGGAGCGAAGAATGTTAGCATCCGAGGGTAAAGAATGTGATACCAACATATCTAACATGGCGCTTCATGATGTGGCCGTTGAACACAAGAATTCTAATCAAGAATATCTTGTTAATTCAACTACTCTTCGCTATGGATGTAGGCCTGATTTCAAAG AAATTTTTGAATCATTGTCAGAGAATTGGGGGGCAGTTGATGTTGGTGTGTTAGTCTGTGGTCCTGAAACTCTTACATCAACGGTTGCCAAGGAAATAAGATCTCACAGCCTAAGCAGGAAGCAAAATAATCCGGTTTTCCACTTCAATAGCCACAGCTTCGATCTCTAA
- the LOC110789161 gene encoding ferric reduction oxidase 7, chloroplastic isoform X2, translating to MGEYSSDAPLLLKTPEVEKKTVAYLVKSTAKRVIKLLIWVVFIAWVSLMFLYPSEFMSHFVTKIWIGATDGTVFGLAGSLFFAFTAPVLILAFLAILYLIISEEDEIQESKAFKRPAFRLWTFPVLVDGPFGVVTAAELIGIFLVVVFVIWACVVYTIHNWNVISTYQETFFFKSCLMLEKAGANLGLIGMFCLSLLFLPISRGSILLRLIDIPFEHATRYHVWLGHLTMVLFTLHGLFYVIAWAMEGRLLEQTFEWRDIGVANLAGVISLTSGILMWVTSLPGVRKWNFELFFYTHQLYVVFVIFFAMHVGDFIYCMGAGGIFLFMLDRFLRFIQSRKTVDIISATSLPCGTVELVLSKPACLRYNALSFIFLQVRELSWLQWHPFSVSSSPLEGKNHLSVLIKVLGEWTDKLKGKVSNNENEPQKLLESQLKLLATASVEGPYGHESPYHLTYKYLVLVAGGIGISPFLAVLSDVMHRLKEGKSCMPKNIFIVWAIKNSDEIPLLSMINMDSIDPIFYDALNLDIQIYVTRQSEPKVLLTGRGEGIWSYELVCISHIKTICYISFGWYWR from the exons ATGGGTGAATACTCTAGTGATGCACCTTTACTACTGAAAACACCTGAAGTTGAGAAGAAAACAGTAGCCTATTTAGTAAAATCAACAGCAAAAAGGGTTATCAAATTGTTAATATGGGTGGTTTTTATTGCCTGGGTTTCCCTTATGTTTCTTTATCCTTCAGAATTCATGAGTCATTTTGTTACTAAGATATGGATTGGTGCTACTGATGGAACCGTTTTCGGTTTGGCAG GAAGTTTGTTTTTTGCTTTCACTGCACCAGTACTGATATTAGCATTTCTTGCCATATTGTATCTTATCATATCGGAGGAGGACGAGATTCAAGA GAGCAAGGCTTTTAAACGTCCAGCTTTCCGGCTATGGACGTTCCCTGTACTGGTAGACGGACCATTTGGGGTAGTGACAGCTGCAGAGTTGATAGGGATATTCCTGGTTGTTGTCTTCGTTATCTGGGCTTGTGTTGTTTATACCATACACAATTGGAATGTGATATCTACATATCAAGAAACTTTCTTCTTCAAGAG CTGTTTGATGTTGGAGAAAGCAGGAGCTAACCTTGGACTAATTGGAATGTTTTGCTTATCACTTCTGTTTCTTCCCATATCGAGGGGATCTATTCTTCTTCGCCTTATAGACATCCCTTTTGAGCATGCCACCAGATATCATGTTTGGTTGGGACATCTTACTATGGTCCTCTTCACTCTCCATGGATTGTTTTATGTGATTGCCTGGGCAATGGAGGGTCGACTACTTGAACAA ACATTTGAATGGAGAGATATTGGTGTGGCGAACCTGGCTGGTGTAATATCCCTTACATCTGGCATATTGATGTGGGTGACATCCCTCCCTGGAGTAAGGAAGTGGAACTTTGAGCTATTTTTCTATACCCACCAACTCTATGTTGTCTTTGTTATCTTCTTTGCTATGCATGTTGGTGACTTCATATACTGTATGGGTGCTGGAGGAATATTCCTCTTCATGCTTGATCGCTTCTTGAGATTCATCCAATCTCGTAAGACTGTTGATATAATATCAGCCACATCACTTCCTTGTGGAACTGTGGAGCTAGTGCTTTCTAAACCTGCAT GTCTTAGGTATAATGCTCTCAGCTTTATCTTCCTTCAAGTTAGGGAACTATCTTGGCTTCAGTGGCATCCTTTCAGTGTATCGTCTAGCCCTCTTGAAGGCAAAAACCATCTTTCAGTTCTCATAAAAGTTCTTGGAGAGTGGACAGACAAGCTTAAAGGAAAAGTCTCAAATAATGAAAATGAACCTCAGAAACTGCTGGAATCTCAGCTTAAACTGTTGGCAACTGCTTCTGTAGAGGGGCCTTACGGACATGAATCTCCATATCACTTGAC GTACAAGTACCTGGTGTTAGTGGCTGGTGGCATTGGTATTTCTCCTTTCCTTGCTGTGTTAAGTGATGTAATGCACCGTCTAAAAGAGGGAAAATCTTGCATGCCGAAAAATATATTCATTGTTTGGGCCATCAAAAACTCAGACGAGATACCACTTCTATCAATGATAAATATGGATTCCATAGACCCTATTTTCTACGATGCATTGAATCTCGACATTCAAATTTATGTCACTCGACAATCAGAACCTAAAGTG TTGTTAACAGGAAGAGGGGAAGGCATTTGGAGCTATGAACTCGTGTGTATATCCCATATCAAAACGATCTGCTATATCAGTTTTGGTTGGTACTGGAGATAA